ATGTGTTATTCACAATACCCCCTGCACATAAGAAGTGATATCTTGAGATCAAGTTTCGTCTTGGCGACAATTAAAAATCACTCATATTGCTAATCTTGTGTGCTCAAATGGTAAAAACCAGTGGGAGCCTAACTTagaattagtttatttttccTATGAGTAGCCGTACTTTTCATGAACATACAACGAAGAAGACCCACGTTAAGAGAAGGCAGCCTACAAAAATGGTTTCCATCTAACAAAATAATACTTGTCTGgcaattacaaaaaaaactaGTCATAGACACCATAGGGACGCGTTGAATTAGTATATGGTCGCTAGGTTTCCCATAGAACTGAAACtgttattaataaaatttagctTGATTTATGATGTCTGAATTCGGAGAAGAAAGGTCAGCGTGTGCATGAATCAACACAGAGATAGTATTTTAACGTGCAGGACAGAAGTTAAAAGTCTAGATATTCTTACCTATGATAGCCCCATAATGCATGTTGGCATATGGTTCCTCTCCTGTGAGAATCTCCCATAGTACAATACCGAAAGAGAACACATCAACCTGTATATCAAATGGCTTTTAGTCAATAGAACAGTTGCTTTAGAGTTTTGTATCTATGTCATTTCCAACTAAGATAGATTTGGAATTATTTCTTAGGCCATCTCATATAGAATATTTGCCGATGTGTGCTTATCATATGGCATATAGTGTCAATGTGTGTACAATGTAGCGAGAGTTGTGTTTTTTGTATTCCCACAAACTACAAGcgttttaaatttgaaaataaatcatGCAAACAAACTACCGTCCGTGCAGATTTCAAGAGTGCTtggaatattttcaaatttcactGTCAAGTACAGGCAACTGAGAAATTTCCATGCCATGCAAAACTTCAATGAATCCAAATGGTAGATGGAATAACAGAGAAACACTGGTTAATTTTCTAGTAGGACATTCAAAAAGACAATGACACATGTACATCACCTTCTCAGAGACTTTATTGCTGCTACCATTTAGTAGCTCAGGTGCCATCCATGGTAGGGTTCCTCTTACACCACCAGACACCAAGGTATTTCGCTTGATCTTTGACAGGCCAAAATCAGCtacctgaaatagaaggtGGGTCACGcatagaaaaacaaatatattttaaatggacAGACATAAGAAAACAGCATAAACACCCTCGGATCACCTTGCAAATTGGTCTTTGAGGATCCTTCAAGTTCACAAGCAAATTATcacatttcaaatcaaaatggacaatactTTTTGAGTGTAAATATTCCATTCCGAATGCTGCATCCATTGCAATTATTAGCCTCTTACGTCGATCAAGATGCCTGcaagttaaaattttgtaaaatggGAAATGTGACTATGAAAATAAACTGGGGCATAAATCAAAGTTTATCTCTTTGAAACTATCGATTTAGTCACTGTATTAGTGATATAATTTTGGTTTATATCTGTATGGATCCCGAAATATACTGAACTCAAAACCAGAAAGAAACAGCTGGGGTCTTACTTATCCTTGGAAAGCAAAACATGTCGAAGGGAACCATCAACCATGTATTCTGTCACAGTAGCTAATGTTCCACCAGGACCATCTTGCACAACACCATAAAATGCAACCACGTTGGGATGGTGAAGTTTTGAAAGAATATCGGCTTCCCTCCAGAACTCTACAGTCTATAGGGGacgaaggaaaaaaaaataagattacaTGACGGTGTTAGCGGCAACCCAAATAGAAACCGTACCCcgattaaaggaaaaaaaaaaacaacactATGACGTAGCACCacaatttcttaattatttccCCCAAGAAACGCCAGGAACTAATGGTTTGTTGAAAAATGCCAgaaataatagtaatagtaATAACAACGACTATAATACAGCATCAACAAACAgctaaaacaaattaaaattaccaATCTCTCTAGCTCTGACGATCGACCCATAAAGCAagttttctttattctcttAATTGCAACATCAGTTCCTCTCCACTTTCCATGATAGACAGTGCCGAAAGTTCCAGAACCCAATTCCTTCAACTCTTCAAGATCATTGTTCTTTATGATCTAATATGTGCATGCAGAAGGTAAGCAAAGTGCAAAGATAGTACACATTCTGAAAGAGCAAGGGGGTAATAAACAGAAGCCAGTCTATCTAAAATTGATCTTCTATTCAAATTTAGCAACCAGAgttaaaagggaaaaacagATAGTTTTACAGCAGGGTTGATGTGTAAAAACTTAAAGGGGCAGAAGAAGTCCCCAGGAAGTTCCCAATGTTTCGCACTTTCCATACTTCGTGGAGATTTACAGGCAGCAGAAGAGGatatcatatatttaatagcatgAAAGAACTATACCTGTAATGTATTAGGATCAAAATTTCCCAAAGAAGGATCATGAGGAGGTAAGCCACTGCCCTTAGATTCTACCTTAGCATCCTGCCAGGAGTATAAAATTTAGTTAAGGATCATCCCAGTTTATGAGtcaattttctaataaaaacaGAGGAATTATAGATCCATGGTAAGAACTGAAGTGTACCTCATGCCCATACTCTAACGTCTTTAGGTTTTCCATCATAGCGTCAAATTGCGAACTATCGACGCCATTCAGTCGGGAATGATCATAACGTGAAAGAAAATTGGTGGTGTCGTGTCCACTTATCCTATACAACACTTTCTGGTCATCACCGAAATTGAGTTGAGAATCTTCATGAATTATAGTTGTTGAAGGAGTAAGATTGTCTCCAACAGTCTTGGGAGCAGATGAAAACCCAATGTGATCTTGGTCAATAAGAGAAACATCATTTTGAACAAACGTTTCTTGTGCCAAATTATGGAAATGTGACCAGCCCTTACGTTCATGATTTTCTACATTAATACCCAAACCAGTTCCATCTTCGTGCAGTTGGTTGCTAATATCAAATGAATCCTTAGAAGGTATTGCTTTGGAGAATATATCGGATAAGAAATCACGAGAAAATCGATTGACAATATCTATAACAATGTCTCCTTGCACCGGTTTGGAAACATTACCCGTGGATGCTTTTTCAGTAACATTGTTAATTAAACTTTCTTCCTTAGAACCAATCTGAGATTGCTCAAGAATTTTATTGTCTTTACACCCCATTCCAACAACCTCACCCATGTCAAGCTGCAAGAGACCCAATGCAGAATCCTCATGATTCTTTACAGAAGATACTTGGCCATCTTGAATTTGGTAACACTCATCATCCCTGACTTTAGTAGCAGTATGTGATGGTTTTTCCATGGGAAGGGAATTTTCAGCTTCGCAATTGCTGCTATCTTGCAGTTGGACAGTGGATTCTGGTATCTGGTCCTGATCAGACTGTGAATGAGAGATTAGAAACTGGGAACCATGCGCATCCTCAGATTTAGATAAGCGATTCATTAACTCCTCCTGCCCCCTAGGAATTCTCTCAGAGCGATAGACTCTTTGCACAACAGCTGGAGGCTCAAGGAGACTCAAATCAACGACCTTTGATTCACTGTCCATATAATCATGAGTATATGCATTCGATGGCAATTTATGAATCATGTTATCCATATCACTTGATCTAGAAACTATAGGATTTCCAGAAACAGACATTGAAGAAAGTCCTTCCGAACCCTGGAGGTCTGACTCATTCTTGGGAGTTAAGAAGGGAAACTCACCTTGCGCCATGGAAACTGGAGTTGATTTTTCATCAAACAAATGAGAAGGAATTGAGGAGCAGCCACTTTTAGGATGAATCTCTTTCTCAAACGAATCATTTAACTTGCCTTTCAACTTTGTTGATGGTATCTCTGGATATTGTCCTTGAGGTTCATGATAAGTCTGTACGAAGGTTTCATAAGCATTATAGGCATTTGCCCGAACAGGTTGTGAAGACTGCAAGGATGACGGGGCAATATTACCAGTTAAGGCCGATGCATTGATACCAGCCAATTCCTTAAGAACTGTACCCCTTTCAATGCTTTGTCCATCTACCTCATCCAGGTTATTGGCAGAAAAACTTGCTAAGCCATGCAGGTTTGAGCTTTTTCTAGTAACACTGTCCATGCCATTGACTGCGACAACATACTGGATCTCAGAGTCATTATCCACATTACCCATAGAAAAACTCCCTTTATCCAAATCACTCattgaaaacagaaaaattcTAAGTTTTTTGGATCCTTTGTCATCTTTGAACTCATTACACTCCTCCATCATATTCTGGAGATC
The Cucurbita pepo subsp. pepo cultivar mu-cu-16 chromosome LG16, ASM280686v2, whole genome shotgun sequence genome window above contains:
- the LOC111776947 gene encoding uncharacterized protein LOC111776947; translation: MEQSSNDQLQCTSMQYGFGELQPASKSSIEDPMSIVNMQSDGRSMDLRMSEVKPVLNYSIQTGEEFAFEFMRDRANSRKPLISDSVSDPNCTSGYMDLKGILGLSRTGSECGSDNSMITSMEKGTKDFERKNSSLHGDKNNHGTVHHKSREPSGYDSGRGIGHGYASSGTSDGSLAKMKVLCSFGGKILPRPSDSKLRYVGGETRIIRIKKDITWQELMQKTSSIYNETYAIKYQLPGEDLDALVSVSCDEDLQNMMEECNEFKDDKGSKKLRIFLFSMSDLDKGSFSMGNVDNDSEIQYVVAVNGMDSVTRKSSNLHGLASFSANNLDEVDGQSIERGTVLKELAGINASALTGNIAPSSLQSSQPVRANAYNAYETFVQTYHEPQGQYPEIPSTKLKGKLNDSFEKEIHPKSGCSSIPSHLFDEKSTPVSMAQGEFPFLTPKNESDLQGSEGLSSMSVSGNPIVSRSSDMDNMIHKLPSNAYTHDYMDSESKVVDLSLLEPPAVVQRVYRSERIPRGQEELMNRLSKSEDAHGSQFLISHSQSDQDQIPESTVQLQDSSNCEAENSLPMEKPSHTATKVRDDECYQIQDGQVSSVKNHEDSALGLLQLDMGEVVGMGCKDNKILEQSQIGSKEESLINNVTEKASTGNVSKPVQGDIVIDIVNRFSRDFLSDIFSKAIPSKDSFDISNQLHEDGTGLGINVENHERKGWSHFHNLAQETFVQNDVSLIDQDHIGFSSAPKTVGDNLTPSTTIIHEDSQLNFGDDQKVLYRISGHDTTNFLSRYDHSRLNGVDSSQFDAMMENLKTLEYGHEDAKVESKGSGLPPHDPSLGNFDPNTLQIIKNNDLEELKELGSGTFGTVYHGKWRGTDVAIKRIKKTCFMGRSSELERLTVEFWREADILSKLHHPNVVAFYGVVQDGPGGTLATVTEYMVDGSLRHVLLSKDKHLDRRKRLIIAMDAAFGMEYLHSKSIVHFDLKCDNLLVNLKDPQRPICKVADFGLSKIKRNTLVSGGVRGTLPWMAPELLNGSSNKVSEKVDVFSFGIVLWEILTGEEPYANMHYGAIIGGIVNNTLRPTIPSYCDSEWRKLMEHCWAPNPSDRPSFTEVAGRLRVMSTAAASQTKAQGPKIPRS